A window of Pseudomonas guangdongensis contains these coding sequences:
- a CDS encoding SDR family oxidoreductase, translating to MRQAPPYVPGHQLLAGKSVLITAAAGAGIGFAAAKRCAEEGCRALMISDIHPRRLEEAVERLKAETGLTAVYGQLCNVAVEEEVQALVAAAEQALGGVDVLINNAGLGGQKRVTEMSDEEWSRVLDITLTGTFRMTRAMLPHMQGRGRGVIVNNASVLGWRAQKEQAHYAAAKAGVMALTRCSALEAAEFGVRINAVSPSIALHDFLKKASSEELLAQLASREAFGRAAEVWEVANVMVFLASDYASYMTGEVLSVSSQQA from the coding sequence ATGCGACAAGCTCCCCCCTACGTACCCGGCCACCAGCTGCTGGCCGGCAAGTCCGTCCTGATCACCGCCGCCGCCGGCGCCGGCATCGGTTTCGCCGCCGCCAAGCGCTGTGCGGAGGAGGGTTGCCGGGCGCTGATGATCTCCGACATCCACCCGCGCCGCCTGGAAGAGGCGGTCGAGCGCCTCAAGGCCGAGACCGGCCTGACCGCCGTCTATGGCCAGCTGTGCAACGTCGCCGTGGAAGAAGAGGTGCAGGCGCTGGTCGCCGCGGCCGAGCAGGCGCTGGGCGGCGTCGACGTGCTGATCAACAATGCCGGGCTCGGCGGCCAGAAGCGCGTCACCGAGATGAGCGACGAGGAGTGGTCGCGGGTGCTCGACATCACCCTGACCGGCACCTTCCGCATGACCCGCGCCATGCTGCCGCACATGCAGGGCCGCGGCCGTGGGGTGATCGTCAACAACGCCTCGGTGCTCGGCTGGCGCGCGCAGAAGGAGCAGGCCCACTACGCCGCAGCCAAGGCCGGGGTGATGGCGCTGACCCGCTGCAGCGCGCTGGAAGCCGCCGAGTTCGGCGTGCGCATCAACGCGGTGTCGCCGTCCATCGCCCTGCACGACTTCCTCAAGAAGGCCTCCAGCGAGGAGCTGCTCGCCCAGCTGGCCAGCCGCGAGGCCTTCGGCCGCGCCGCCGAGGTCTGGGAAGTGGCCAACGTGATGGTCTTCCTGGCCAGCGACTACGCCTCCTACATGACCGGCGAAGTGCTGTCGGTCAGTTCCCAGCAGGCCTGA